A genomic region of Streptomyces rimosus contains the following coding sequences:
- the miaB gene encoding tRNA (N6-isopentenyl adenosine(37)-C2)-methylthiotransferase MiaB yields MSAKTYEVRTYGCQMNVHDSERLSGLLEDAGYVPAPKDAEGADVVVFNTCAVRENADNRLYGNLGQLAPKKAARPGMQIAVGGCLAQKDRDTIVKKAPWVDVVFGTHNIGKLPVLLERARVQEEAQVEIAESLEAFPSTLPTRRESAYAAWVSISVGCNNTCTFCIVPALRGKEKDRRPGDILAEIEALVDEGVSEITLLGQNVNAYGSDIGDREAFSKLLRACGKIEGLERVRFTSPHPRDFTDDVIAAMAETPNVMPQLHMPLQSGSDTVLKAMRRSYRQERFLGIIEKVRAAMPDAAISTDIIVGFPGETEEDFEQTLHTVRESRFAQAFTFQYSKRPGTPAAEMEGQIPKEVVQARYERLVALQEEISWEENKKQVGRTLEVMVAEGEGRKDDATRRLSGRAPDNRLVHFTRPEEPVRPGDMVTVEITYAAPHHLLAEGPVQAVRRTRAGDAWEKRNAAPAAKPAGVMLGLPTIGAPAPSPAPAAGCGCD; encoded by the coding sequence ATGAGTGCGAAGACATACGAGGTGCGCACCTACGGGTGCCAGATGAACGTCCACGACTCCGAGCGGCTGTCGGGCCTGCTGGAGGACGCCGGATACGTCCCTGCGCCCAAGGACGCCGAAGGGGCCGATGTCGTCGTCTTCAACACCTGCGCGGTGCGGGAGAACGCCGACAACCGGCTCTACGGCAACCTCGGCCAGCTCGCGCCCAAGAAGGCCGCGCGGCCGGGCATGCAGATCGCCGTCGGCGGCTGCCTGGCCCAGAAGGACCGCGACACCATCGTCAAGAAGGCCCCCTGGGTCGACGTGGTCTTCGGGACGCACAACATCGGCAAGCTGCCGGTCCTCCTGGAGCGCGCCCGCGTCCAGGAAGAGGCCCAGGTCGAGATCGCCGAGTCGCTGGAGGCGTTCCCCTCCACCCTGCCCACCCGCCGCGAGAGCGCCTACGCGGCGTGGGTCTCCATCTCGGTCGGCTGCAACAACACCTGCACCTTCTGCATCGTGCCCGCCCTGCGCGGCAAGGAGAAGGACCGCCGCCCCGGCGACATCCTCGCCGAGATCGAGGCGCTGGTCGACGAGGGCGTCTCCGAGATCACCCTGCTCGGCCAGAACGTCAACGCCTACGGCTCCGACATCGGCGACCGCGAGGCGTTCAGCAAGCTGCTGCGCGCCTGCGGGAAGATCGAGGGCCTGGAGCGGGTCCGCTTCACCTCGCCGCACCCCCGCGACTTCACCGACGACGTGATCGCCGCCATGGCCGAGACGCCGAACGTGATGCCGCAGCTGCACATGCCGCTGCAGTCCGGCTCGGACACCGTCCTGAAGGCGATGCGCCGCTCGTACCGCCAGGAGCGCTTCCTCGGCATCATCGAGAAGGTGCGCGCCGCGATGCCGGACGCCGCCATCTCCACGGACATCATCGTCGGCTTCCCCGGCGAGACCGAGGAGGACTTCGAGCAGACCCTGCACACGGTCCGCGAGTCCCGCTTCGCGCAGGCGTTCACCTTCCAGTACTCCAAGCGCCCGGGCACCCCGGCCGCCGAGATGGAAGGACAGATCCCCAAGGAGGTCGTCCAGGCGCGCTACGAGCGGCTGGTCGCCCTCCAGGAGGAGATCTCCTGGGAGGAGAACAAGAAGCAGGTCGGCCGCACCCTGGAGGTCATGGTCGCCGAGGGCGAGGGCCGCAAGGACGACGCCACCCGCCGCCTGTCCGGCCGCGCGCCCGACAACCGCCTGGTGCACTTCACCCGCCCCGAGGAGCCGGTGCGCCCCGGCGACATGGTGACCGTCGAGATCACCTACGCCGCCCCGCACCACCTGCTCGCCGAGGGCCCCGTGCAGGCCGTCCGCCGTACGCGCGCGGGCGACGCCTGGGAGAAGCGCAACGCCGCCCCGGCCGCCAAGCCGGCGGGCGTCATGCTGGGCCTGCCGACGATCGGCGCCCCCGCACCGAGCCCGGCTCCGGCCGCGGGCTGCGGCTGCGACTGA
- a CDS encoding TAXI family TRAP transporter solute-binding subunit → MVSVLPRSGGRRALLAAAAALAALGLLLWWLLPLGGPPAPSGQVTLSTGVRSGVYARYGELLKQDLGRDLPQVDVRLMNSAGSLDNLNQLAKGHAQFTIATADAVAEQQRRDPRAAARLRACARLYDDYIALVVPAGSPVGSARDLEGLRVGVGGDGSGVQLVTRHLLKAAGLDFDHDIEAVRVGIDRMPKLLEEKELDAFFWSGGLPTSAVQQVARRMPVRLVQLGDLVPALHRQGEASRHYRAAVMPADAYPQVQNGQAIRTVAVANLLVTTDREDPVMVEAITRTVIRSRDRIGTEVHAAQKVDLRTAVFTDPLPLHEGARRYYVSEKP, encoded by the coding sequence ATGGTTTCCGTACTCCCCCGTTCCGGCGGCCGCCGGGCGCTGCTCGCGGCCGCCGCCGCGCTGGCCGCGCTCGGCCTGCTGCTGTGGTGGCTGCTGCCGCTGGGCGGCCCGCCCGCGCCGTCCGGGCAGGTGACGCTGTCCACCGGCGTGCGGTCCGGGGTGTACGCGCGGTACGGCGAGTTGCTCAAGCAGGATCTGGGCCGGGACCTGCCGCAGGTCGACGTACGGCTGATGAACAGCGCGGGGTCACTGGACAATCTGAACCAACTGGCGAAAGGCCACGCCCAGTTCACGATCGCCACCGCGGACGCGGTGGCCGAGCAGCAGCGCCGCGATCCGCGCGCGGCGGCCCGGCTGCGGGCCTGCGCGCGGCTGTACGACGACTACATCGCGCTGGTGGTCCCGGCCGGCTCCCCCGTCGGCTCCGCCAGGGACCTCGAAGGACTGCGGGTCGGTGTGGGCGGGGACGGCTCCGGCGTCCAGCTGGTCACCCGGCATCTGCTGAAGGCGGCCGGGCTGGATTTCGACCATGACATCGAGGCGGTGCGGGTCGGCATCGACCGGATGCCGAAGCTTCTGGAGGAGAAGGAACTGGACGCCTTCTTCTGGTCGGGCGGGCTGCCGACCTCGGCCGTGCAGCAGGTGGCCCGGCGGATGCCGGTACGGCTCGTCCAGCTCGGCGACCTCGTCCCGGCGCTGCACCGGCAGGGCGAGGCATCCCGCCACTACCGGGCGGCCGTGATGCCGGCCGACGCCTACCCGCAGGTGCAGAACGGCCAGGCGATCAGGACGGTCGCGGTCGCGAACCTGCTGGTGACCACGGACCGCGAGGATCCGGTCATGGTCGAGGCGATCACCCGCACCGTCATACGGAGCCGGGACCGGATCGGCACCGAGGTGCACGCCGCACAGAAGGTGGACCTGCGCACCGCGGTGTTCACCGATCCGCTGCCGCTGCACGAGGGGGCGCGGAGGTACTACGTGTCGGAGAAGCCGTAG
- a CDS encoding DEAD/DEAH box helicase: protein MTRATAPRQSAAPRTSAQTSPQPPAVSFDELPLAPALQTALRAQGVTEPFPIQAATLPATLAGQDVLGRGRTGSGKTLAFGLAMLSRTAGRRAESKSPLALVLVPTRELATQVTDALAPYAAAVGLRTTTVVGGTSINRQIAALRKGAEILVATPGRLADLLDRRACTLGQVAITVLDEADQMTDMGFLPQVTRLMEKVDPDGQRMLFSATLDRNVDKLVRRFLTDPVTHSVDPSAATVTTMEHHVLYVDDTDKRATATEIAARDGRVIMFVDTKRGADRLTKHLLAQGVRAAALHGGKSQPQRTRTLEQFRTGRATALIATNVAARGIHIDGLDLVVNVDPPTEAKDYLHRGGRTARAGESGTVVTLVTPGQRRDMSRLMARAKISPGTARVRPGDGELIRITGAQAPSGQPVVLDVPAQQERPKPAGGSGGGGRRRRPRRSGSGGAAGGATGTANGARPARRPARSPKGPRTPRSPQA from the coding sequence GTGACCCGAGCGACCGCACCGCGACAGAGCGCCGCACCCAGGACGTCCGCGCAGACGTCACCCCAGCCGCCCGCCGTCTCCTTCGACGAGCTGCCGCTGGCACCGGCCCTCCAGACCGCGCTGCGCGCGCAGGGCGTCACCGAGCCGTTCCCCATCCAGGCCGCGACGCTGCCCGCCACCCTCGCGGGCCAGGACGTCCTCGGCCGCGGCCGGACCGGCTCCGGCAAGACCCTCGCCTTCGGGCTGGCCATGCTCAGCCGTACGGCCGGGCGCCGCGCCGAGAGCAAGAGCCCGCTGGCGCTGGTGCTCGTGCCCACCCGCGAACTGGCCACCCAGGTCACCGACGCGCTCGCCCCGTACGCGGCGGCGGTGGGCCTGCGCACCACCACGGTCGTCGGCGGCACCTCGATCAACCGCCAGATCGCGGCCCTGCGCAAGGGCGCCGAGATCCTGGTCGCCACCCCGGGCCGGCTCGCCGACCTGCTGGACCGCCGCGCCTGCACCCTCGGTCAGGTCGCCATCACGGTCCTGGACGAGGCCGACCAGATGACCGACATGGGCTTTTTGCCGCAGGTCACCCGCCTGATGGAGAAGGTCGACCCGGACGGCCAGCGGATGCTGTTCTCCGCGACGCTGGACCGCAATGTCGACAAGCTCGTCCGCCGGTTCCTGACCGACCCCGTCACCCACTCCGTGGACCCGTCCGCCGCGACGGTCACCACCATGGAGCACCACGTCCTGTACGTGGACGACACCGACAAGCGGGCCACCGCGACCGAGATCGCCGCCCGCGACGGCCGCGTGATCATGTTCGTGGACACCAAGCGCGGCGCCGACCGGCTGACCAAGCACCTGCTGGCCCAGGGCGTACGGGCCGCGGCGCTGCACGGCGGCAAGTCCCAGCCGCAGCGCACCCGCACCCTGGAGCAGTTCCGCACCGGCCGGGCCACCGCGCTGATCGCCACCAACGTCGCCGCCCGCGGCATCCACATCGACGGCCTCGACCTCGTGGTCAACGTCGACCCGCCGACCGAGGCCAAGGACTACCTGCACCGCGGCGGCCGCACCGCGCGGGCCGGCGAGTCCGGCACCGTGGTCACCCTGGTCACGCCCGGCCAGCGCCGGGACATGAGCCGGCTGATGGCGCGCGCGAAGATCAGTCCCGGTACGGCGCGGGTCCGGCCGGGCGACGGCGAACTGATACGCATCACGGGCGCGCAGGCGCCGTCCGGGCAGCCGGTGGTCCTCGACGTGCCCGCGCAGCAGGAGCGGCCGAAGCCCGCGGGTGGCAGTGGCGGCGGTGGCCGGCGACGGCGTCCGCGCCGGAGCGGCTCCGGGGGTGCGGCGGGCGGCGCCACGGGCACCGCGAACGGCGCCCGCCCGGCCCGGCGCCCCGCCCGCTCCCCGAAGGGCCCGCGCACGCCGCGGTCGCCCCAGGCGTGA
- a CDS encoding cold-shock protein, translating into MATGTVKWFNAEKGFGFIEQDGGGPDVFAHYSNIQAQGFRELLEGQKVNFDVTQGPKGPQAENIIPA; encoded by the coding sequence ATGGCCACCGGCACCGTGAAGTGGTTCAACGCGGAAAAGGGCTTCGGCTTCATCGAGCAGGACGGCGGCGGCCCCGACGTCTTCGCCCACTACTCGAACATCCAGGCCCAGGGCTTCCGTGAGCTCCTGGAAGGCCAGAAGGTCAACTTCGACGTGACCCAGGGCCCGAAGGGCCCGCAGGCGGAGAACATCATCCCCGCCTGA
- a CDS encoding sensor histidine kinase, with protein MRTRLLPLLIILLAGVLLALGFPLAGITATVEQQRVVVDRIDDAARFASLAQYVTTRPGTGRETPDEDERQSTLGAELRRYHELYGIRAGVFFRDGTPMAAAPADWRVPAEGEGARAFSEALAGRRSHDPRQIWPWDDGGRIPVASPVIRDGDVVAVVVTDSPTGQMRSRILHGWLLIVAGEFLAMLVAVAAAFRLTGWVLRPVRILDAVSHDIATGRMNSRVAPASGPPELRRLARSFNEMADNVEVVLEQQRAFVADASHQLRNPLSALLLRIELLALELPEGNEEIASVRTEGRRLARVLDDLLDLALAEHAAADLQLTDVAALAAERVDSWRPLADDKGVLLSYEGQRAVTGWADPVALSSALDALVDNALKFTPAGERVTVGAAPDGERVRITVRDHGPGLTEDELARIGDRFWRSGRHQNVSGSGLGLSITRALLAAGGATLSFAPHRPHGLRVTVEVPRTAP; from the coding sequence GTGCGCACCCGACTCCTCCCGCTCCTGATCATCCTGCTGGCCGGCGTGCTGCTCGCGCTCGGCTTCCCGCTCGCCGGCATCACCGCCACCGTCGAACAGCAGCGGGTGGTCGTCGACCGGATCGACGACGCCGCGCGCTTCGCCTCCCTGGCGCAGTACGTCACCACCCGGCCCGGCACCGGCCGCGAGACCCCCGACGAGGATGAGCGGCAGTCCACCCTCGGCGCCGAGCTGCGGCGCTACCACGAGCTGTACGGCATCCGCGCGGGCGTCTTCTTCCGCGACGGGACGCCCATGGCGGCGGCGCCCGCCGACTGGCGCGTACCGGCAGAGGGGGAGGGCGCGCGGGCCTTCAGCGAGGCGCTGGCGGGCCGCCGCAGCCACGACCCCCGCCAGATCTGGCCCTGGGACGACGGCGGTCGCATCCCCGTCGCCTCGCCCGTCATCCGGGACGGCGACGTGGTGGCCGTGGTCGTCACCGACTCGCCCACCGGGCAGATGCGCTCCCGCATCCTGCACGGGTGGCTGCTGATCGTGGCCGGAGAGTTCCTGGCCATGCTCGTCGCGGTGGCCGCCGCCTTCCGGCTCACCGGCTGGGTGCTGCGCCCCGTGCGCATCCTGGACGCGGTGAGCCACGACATCGCGACCGGCCGGATGAACTCCCGGGTCGCCCCCGCCTCCGGGCCGCCGGAACTGCGCCGCCTGGCCCGTTCGTTCAACGAGATGGCCGACAACGTCGAAGTCGTGCTGGAACAGCAGCGCGCCTTCGTCGCCGACGCCTCCCACCAGCTGCGCAACCCGCTCTCCGCGCTGCTGCTGCGCATCGAGCTGCTCGCCCTGGAACTCCCCGAGGGCAACGAGGAGATCGCCTCGGTCCGTACGGAGGGCAGGCGCCTGGCCCGGGTCCTGGACGACCTGCTGGACCTGGCGCTCGCCGAACACGCCGCCGCCGACCTCCAGCTCACCGACGTCGCCGCGCTCGCCGCCGAACGCGTCGACTCCTGGCGCCCGCTGGCCGACGACAAGGGGGTGCTGCTGTCCTACGAGGGGCAGCGGGCCGTCACGGGCTGGGCGGACCCGGTCGCCCTCTCCAGCGCCCTGGACGCGCTGGTCGACAACGCCCTGAAGTTCACGCCCGCCGGGGAGCGGGTCACCGTCGGCGCGGCGCCGGACGGCGAACGCGTACGGATCACCGTCCGCGACCACGGGCCCGGCCTCACCGAGGACGAACTGGCCCGTATCGGCGACCGCTTCTGGCGCAGCGGACGCCACCAGAACGTCTCCGGGTCCGGCCTGGGCCTGTCGATCACCCGCGCGCTGCTGGCCGCCGGGGGCGCCACCCTCTCCTTCGCGCCCCACCGGCCGCACGGGCTGCGGGTGACCGTGGAGGTGCCGCGCACCGCTCCCTGA
- a CDS encoding response regulator transcription factor, which translates to MRLLLVEDDDHVAAALSAVLSRHGFDVTHARSGEEALQSLLPGDREPFGVVLLDLGLPDQDGFEVCGRIRRLGSTPVIMVTARADVRSRIHGLNLGADDYVVKPYDTGELLARIHAVSRRRPSAPPPGGEPPAEEDAPREALRLGAVTIELPTRQVAVGGAAVPLTRKEFDLLALLAQRPGVVFRREQIISEVWRTSWEGTGRTLEVHVASLRAKLGMPALIETVRGVGYRLVTPPAAVAPAGPAS; encoded by the coding sequence GTGCGGCTGCTGCTCGTGGAGGACGACGACCATGTCGCCGCCGCCCTGTCCGCCGTGCTGTCCCGGCACGGCTTCGACGTCACCCATGCGCGCAGCGGCGAGGAGGCGCTGCAGTCCCTGCTCCCCGGCGACCGGGAGCCCTTCGGGGTGGTCCTGCTCGACCTCGGCCTGCCCGACCAGGACGGCTTCGAGGTCTGTGGCCGGATCCGGCGGCTCGGCAGCACCCCGGTGATCATGGTGACCGCGCGCGCCGACGTACGGTCGCGCATCCACGGTTTGAACCTCGGCGCCGACGACTACGTGGTCAAGCCGTACGACACCGGTGAACTGCTCGCCCGTATTCACGCCGTCAGCCGGCGCCGCCCCTCCGCGCCGCCCCCGGGCGGTGAGCCGCCCGCCGAGGAGGACGCGCCGCGCGAGGCGCTGCGGCTGGGCGCCGTCACCATCGAACTGCCCACCCGCCAGGTGGCCGTGGGCGGCGCCGCCGTGCCGCTCACCCGTAAGGAGTTCGACCTGCTCGCCCTGCTCGCGCAGCGGCCCGGCGTGGTCTTCCGGCGGGAGCAGATCATCAGCGAGGTGTGGCGCACCAGCTGGGAGGGGACCGGCCGGACGCTGGAGGTGCACGTCGCCTCGCTGCGAGCGAAGCTGGGCATGCCCGCGCTGATCGAGACGGTGCGCGGCGTCGGCTACCGGCTCGTTACGCCGCCCGCCGCCGTGGCACCGGCCGGCCCGGCCTCCTGA
- a CDS encoding amino acid ABC transporter ATP-binding protein has product MSEVSVTKNDKGPAPAGDPLVVLDNVNKHFGALHVLQDIDLTIRRGEVVVVIGPSGSGKSTLCRTINRLETVDSGSIAIDGKPLPQEGRELARLRADVGMVFQSFNLFAHKTVLENVMLGQTKVRRTEKKAAEEKARALLDRVGVGTQADKYPAQLSGGQQQRVAIARALAMDPKVMLFDEPTSALDPEMINEVLEVMQQLARDGMTMVVVTHEMGFARSAANRVVFMADGRIVEEAEPNQFFSNPRSDRAKDFLSKILHH; this is encoded by the coding sequence ATGAGCGAAGTATCGGTGACCAAGAACGACAAGGGTCCCGCGCCGGCGGGTGACCCGCTGGTCGTGCTGGACAACGTGAACAAGCACTTCGGCGCGCTGCACGTACTCCAGGACATCGATCTGACCATCCGGCGCGGTGAGGTGGTCGTGGTGATCGGGCCCTCCGGGTCCGGCAAGTCGACCCTGTGCCGCACGATCAACCGGCTGGAGACCGTCGACTCCGGTTCCATAGCGATCGACGGCAAGCCGCTGCCGCAGGAAGGGCGCGAGCTGGCCCGGCTCCGCGCCGACGTGGGCATGGTGTTCCAGTCCTTCAACCTCTTCGCGCACAAGACGGTGCTGGAGAACGTGATGCTGGGCCAGACCAAGGTCCGCCGCACGGAGAAGAAGGCGGCCGAGGAGAAGGCCCGGGCCCTGCTGGACCGGGTGGGGGTCGGCACCCAGGCGGACAAGTACCCCGCCCAGCTGTCCGGTGGACAGCAGCAGCGGGTGGCGATCGCCCGGGCCCTGGCGATGGACCCCAAGGTCATGCTTTTCGATGAGCCGACCTCCGCCCTCGACCCGGAGATGATCAACGAGGTGCTGGAGGTCATGCAGCAGCTCGCCCGGGACGGCATGACGATGGTCGTGGTCACCCACGAGATGGGCTTCGCCCGCTCGGCCGCGAACCGCGTCGTCTTCATGGCGGACGGCCGGATCGTCGAAGAGGCCGAGCCGAACCAGTTCTTCAGCAACCCGCGCAGCGACCGGGCCAAGGACTTCCTTTCGAAGATCCTCCACCACTGA
- a CDS encoding glutamate ABC transporter substrate-binding protein, protein MRIRKTAAAGAVVLALAATATACGGESGTAGDKASGGDVYSGTYPVNDKANVNSPAWKEAKKAGKITIGAKADQPYLGFQDTTGKRTGFDIEIAKMIAADLGFSEKQIEFKTVDSNVRETAISKGQVDYYVGTYTINDERKKQIDFAGPYYTAGADLLVRRDDKSITGPDTVKGKKVCSIVGSTPLQEIKKPKYGATTTELAKYSLCVKQLLDGQVDAVTTDDAILKGYAAERPKKLRVVGKPFTKEPYGVGLQKGDKALRDAITDALEKHIKNGDYKKAYEGTLGKSGTSFVAPQTPLPRT, encoded by the coding sequence ATGAGGATTCGTAAGACGGCCGCGGCGGGTGCGGTGGTGCTCGCGCTGGCGGCGACGGCGACCGCATGCGGCGGCGAGTCGGGCACGGCCGGCGACAAGGCGTCCGGCGGCGATGTCTACAGCGGGACGTACCCGGTCAACGACAAGGCGAACGTGAACTCGCCGGCCTGGAAGGAAGCCAAGAAGGCCGGGAAGATCACCATCGGCGCCAAGGCCGACCAGCCCTACCTCGGCTTCCAGGACACCACCGGCAAGCGGACCGGCTTCGACATCGAGATCGCCAAGATGATCGCCGCCGATCTGGGCTTCTCCGAGAAGCAGATCGAGTTCAAGACGGTCGACTCCAACGTCCGCGAGACCGCGATCTCCAAGGGCCAGGTCGACTACTACGTCGGCACGTACACGATCAACGACGAGCGCAAGAAGCAGATCGACTTCGCGGGCCCGTACTACACCGCGGGCGCGGACCTCCTGGTGCGCCGGGACGACAAGTCCATCACCGGGCCGGACACCGTCAAGGGCAAGAAGGTCTGCTCGATCGTCGGCTCCACCCCGCTCCAGGAGATCAAGAAGCCGAAGTACGGGGCGACCACCACCGAACTGGCCAAGTACTCGCTGTGCGTCAAGCAGCTCCTCGACGGCCAGGTGGACGCGGTCACCACGGACGACGCGATCCTCAAGGGGTACGCGGCCGAGCGGCCCAAGAAGCTGCGGGTCGTCGGCAAGCCGTTCACCAAGGAGCCGTACGGCGTCGGCCTGCAGAAGGGCGACAAGGCGCTGCGGGACGCGATCACCGACGCGCTGGAGAAGCACATCAAGAACGGCGACTACAAGAAGGCGTACGAAGGCACCCTCGGCAAGTCCGGGACCAGCTTCGTCGCGCCGCAGACGCCGCTGCCGCGCACCTGA